The following nucleotide sequence is from Halogeometricum borinquense DSM 11551.
TCAAACAGAGCCGCGAGGTCGTCGCAGGGGTTCACCTGCGTCGTCAACGCGGTGTGTTCGAGACCGAGATCCGTGACGAACGTTCGGGAGAACGAACGCCAGTCAACGTCTGGGTAGGCGGCAACGTGCGCGGCGTACGTTCCTGATGCGCCCGCGAGTTTACCCGAAAGGGTTGCGGCGGCCTCCTTCACACGCCCGAGTTGCTGGCCGATGCGGGCGGCGTAGACGGCCATTTCTTTCCCAAAGGTCGTCGGCGTCGCGGGTTGACCGTGCGTACGCGCGAGCATCGGGGTCGCGCGGTGCTCCCGTGCGAGTGCGGTGAGTTCGTCCCGTACATCTTCGATAGCGGGGACGAGAACCTCCTCGACGGCGGGTTTGGCGAGGAGTCGGTGAGCGAGGTTGTTCACGTCCTCGGACGTGAGGCCGAAGTGAATCCACGGATGGACGCGTTCGGGCGTCTCGGTGCGAACGAAGTATTCGACGGCCTTTACGTCGTGATTCGTCGCCGAGTAGCCTTCGGCACCTTCGGTTTCGAGTCGCTTTACGAGGCGTGCGTCGTCGCCGTCGAACGAGTCGTACAGACCGCGAACCGTCTCGCGTTCCTCGTCCGAGAGCGAAAGCGGCGTGGCGTCGAGGTCAGCGAGTGCGAGGAGGTACTCGGCTTCGACACGCACGCGAGCGCGCATCAGCGCGGCTTCGCTGGCGTACGGGACGAGCGGTGCGGTTCGACCGGCGTAGCGACCGTCCAACGGCGAGACGGCGGCAAGCGAATCCGAACGAGAGAGGTCGTCCATGCGCGAGGATGCCCGCGGATGGTGCAAAAGCGTATCGATGGACTATCCCACTCTCGTGCATACCTAGTGGGATTCGACGCACTTTATCGGCGATTTATATGCTCAAACGTGTATAGGTTCGTCGTAGAGACCGCAACTGTTTTTCTCTCGGCCTGAGGGGATACGCATATGACCAAGATTGCCGGTCTGGCGAGCAATCGCGGGCGGAACCTTCTGCACATCGACGAGCGAACACCCGGCGGCGCAGAACTCGCCGTCGTCCTGTCGAACGAGGAGGGCGCGCCCGTCCTCGACGCCGCGGCTGAACGAGGAATCCCGACGGAAGTCGTCGAGCGCGATGACGACGAGTCGCGCGAGTCCCACGAACGACGCGTTCTCGACCGACTGTCGAGTTACGATTTCGACGTGGTCTGTCTGGATGGTTACATGCGAATCCTCACCGAGACGTTCATCGATGCGGCACCGACGACGCTCAACGTCCACCCGTCGATCCTGCCGTCGTTCCCCGGCATGGACGCCCACGAGCAGGTTCTCGATGCCGGCGTTCGGATGACTGGCTGTACGGTCCACGTCGTCACCGAGGAGGTCGATGCCGGACCCATCGTCACCCAAGAGGCCGTGCCGGTCTACGAGAGCGACGACGAGGCGTCCCTGAAAGAGCGTGTTCTCTACGAGGGCGAGTTCACGGCCTACCCGCGCGCAGTGCGGTGGTTTGCGGAGGGACGCATCGAGATTGACGGCGACACCGTGCGCGTCGATGGTGACGACGGTGGCGACTTCCCCGAGCGACGTCTCGTCACTGACGACAAAGTGGCGGAACTCCGCTACGGCGAGAACCCGCATCAGGACGCCGCCGTCTACGCCGACGACGCCTGCGAGGAGGCGTCCGTCGTCCGCGCGCCGCAACTCAACGAGGGAGCGAAGGGCCTCTCGTACAACAACTACAACGACGCCGACGGCGCGCTCAACCTGATCAAAGAGTTCGACGAACCAGCCGCGGCGGTCATCAAGCATACGAATCCCGCAGGCTGTGCCACGGCGGATTCACTCTCGGACGCGTACGAGAAAGCGCTCTCGACGGACCCGATGAGCGCATTCGGCGGTATCGTCGCCCTCAACCGCGAGTGCGACGCCGAGACGGCCGAGCAGATCATCGACTCGTTCAAGGAAGTCGTCGTCGCGCCGGGCTACACCGACGCCGCACTCGACGTTCTGACCGAGAAGAAGAACCTCCGCGTGCTTGACATCGGAGAACTCGGAGACCGGACGGATACGCTGACCGAGAAACCCCTCGTCGGCGGCCGACTTGTCCAAGAGCGTGACCTGTGGGCACCGACCGAGGAGGACTTGGATATCGTCACCGAGACGAAGCCTACGGACGAGCAACTGGAGACGATGCTGTTCGCGTGGAAGGTGCTGAAGCACGTGAAATCCAACGGTATTCTGTTCGCCGACGGCACCGAAACAGTCGGCGTCGGGATGGGACAGGTCTCTCGTGTGGACGCCGTCCGACTCGCCGCGATGAAGGCCGAAGAACACGCCGAAGGCAAGGGACCGGACGGTGCCGTAATGGCCTCTGACGCGTTCTTCCCGTTCCCGGACGGCATCGAAGAGGCCGCAGATGCCGGTATCGACGCAGTCATTCAACCCGGCGGCTCCGTCAACGACGAGGATGTCATTGCCGCTGCCGACGAACACGGTATCGCTATGGCGTTTACCGGGCAGCGGTGTTTCAGACACGACTGAGTGAAACGAAGGAGTGTCTGAAGCTCGCGGGCGAGCGGAGCGAGGACGCGGTGTTTCAGACACGACTCAGAAGTAGCTGAGATTTGTGTGGACACAAACACGATTCAGAAGTCGGTGGCGCTTGTGTGACAATTCAGCGGAGCGTGACCATCACTCCCGTCCGATACTCACAACGAGGACGGGCCGACTCGTATTCTGGACGACTCGTTCGGTGACACTCCCCAGACTTGCCAGTTTATCCCGGCCGGTGCGTCCGTGCGTTCCCATCACGACCGCGTCAACGTCGTGTTCGTCGGCGTAATCGAGAATACAGCGGTAGGGAACGCCGTCGCGGACGGCCGTCGTACACTCTACGTCGGCCTCGCGGACCGTCGTAGCCACCTCATTGACCGCAGTGACGGCGTCCTCGTGCAGGGAGTCCTGCAACTCATCCTTTTGCTCTTCACCCGCCGCGAGGTAGAGACGACGGTCCACCACCGAGAGGACGTGAATCGTCGCGTCCGAGAGCGTGGCAATCTCGATTGCGTGTTCGAGGGCTTTCTTCGTCCCGTCGCTCCCGTCTGTCGGCACGAGTATCGAGTTGTACATCGACCACCGGTTCGTCGGCCACCGTTATCAACTTCAGTCCGAACGGGTGAGGGCGCAAGTCGTCGCTCCGAGGTTCGACACTCCTAAGCGCGGCGCTCGTGACCTTCGCATATGCAGTATCACGAGGCGGTTCGGTTCCTCTTCGACCTCCGCCGGTTCCAGGTCAAACCGGGAACCGAGTCGGTTCGGTCGCTCCTCGCCGAGTTCGACGACCCCCACGAGGATGTGACGTTCGTACAGGTCGCGGGGTCGAACGGCAAAGGGAGTACGGCGCGTATGACCGAGTCGATCCTCCGCGAGGCTGGACTGACAGTCGGACTCTACACGTCGCCGCACTTCGAGACGGTCCGCGAGCGCGCCCGCGTTGACGGGCGGAAAATCCCCGAATCGGCCATCTGTGAGTTCGTCGAACGCGCGAAGCCGTGGCTGGTCGAACGCGCCGCCGACGGTGAGCCACTGACGTTCTTCGAGGTGGTGACGGCACTCTCGATTTGGTACTTTGCCGAGGCCGAAGTCGATGTGGCCGTTCTCGAAGTCGGCATGGGTGGGAAACTCGACGCGACGAGCGTCGTTGATCCCGCCGCCGCCGCAGTGACGAACGTCTCGCTCGAACACACCGCTGTACTCGGAGATACCATCGAAGCGATAGCCGAGAAGAAAGCCGCCGTCGAACCCGCAGACCGGCCTCTCGTAACGGGTGCGACCGGCGACGCCTTGGCCACCATCCGCGACCACACGACGACCGTCGTCACCGTCGGTACCGAGGACGACGCCGACGTAACCGTCCGCTCGGAGGGTCGCGTCAACCACCAAGAATCCGCCGTCGCGGTCGTCGCCGATGACTGGAGCGTAGATAGCAGAATCCCACTTCTCGGCGCGTATCAGGCCGAAAACGCAGGAATCGCGTGCGTACTCGCTCGACAGATTACGGACGAACTGGATTCGGAAATCGACGAAACGACGCTCGAACGCGGCCTGCGGACCGCTTACTGGCCCGGTCGGTTCGAGGTAATGGAGACGGACCCGTTCGTCGTCCTCGACGGGGCACACAATCCCGGTGCGTGCGAATCAGTCGCGTCGGTCCTCGATGATTTCGACGTGGACGCGCTGCATCTCGTCTTCGGCGCGATGCACGACAAAGACCAGCGGAAGATGGTCGAGGCGCTCCCCGATGCAGACTCCGTGATTACCTGTCGGCCGAACAACCCGCGTTCGGAGGACCCCGAGACGCTGGCGCACGTGTTCGAGGATGCGGGCGTAGACGACATCACCGTCGGAGACGACGTTCTCTCCGCAGTCGAAACGGCACGCGACCGAGCCGATGCGGACGACTGCATTCTCGCAGTCGGGTCACTCTTTCTCGTCGCCGAGGCGCGACAGGCGTGGACGCGGACGGTGACAGAAGCGACGGTACGCGACCGAGGCGACGCAACCGCCCTTCTTGAACGCGCACACCTCTCCCAGTCGGATCTCGCCGACGCACGTGAGGAAAGCGTCCATCGAACCGTCAGCCTCTCACTCCAGCGAGAACAGGCCCGAACACTGCAAGAAGCGATGTTGCGCGCTGGCGGCAACTGCGTCACAAGCGCCGAGTCCGGAAGCGGTGAACTCGCCGACGTGGTGTTGATGGGAACGCTCGCGGCGTTCGACCGCTTGACGACTCGACTCGCGGACGCACCGGACGGACTCGTGGGTGTTGCCGCCGACGTGCGGAAACGGGTCGGACTCGATACCGCCGACGACAGGGGCAGCGAGGCTACCGCCCCGAACGGCGCTGACAGCGAGGAAGCCCCAGACGACGGTTATCCGTGGACGGACGGACCCGCGGTGATGGGAATCCTGAACGTTACGCCGGACAGTTTCCATGACGGTGGCGAGTTCTACGACACAGACGACGCTCTCGAACAGGCCGAGGCGATGATCGAGGCCGGTGCAGACATCATCGACGTGGGCGGTGAATCTACTCGACCGGGCGCGGAGGAAGTGCCCGTCGAAGAGGAGATACGACGAATCGTTCCCGTCTTGGAGGCGCTGGACGACGTTGACGCCTTGCTCTCGGTGGACACGCGCAAGGCGGCCGTCGCCGAAGCGGCGCTCGATGCGGGCGCGGATATCCTCAACGATGTGACCGGTCTCGAAGACCCCGAGATGCGATTCCTCGCTGCCGAGCGCGACGTTCCCGTCATCGTGATGCACAGTATCGACGCGCCCGTCGTCCCCGGCAAGGACGTTGACTACGACGACGTGGTTGGGGACGTAATAGACGAACTCCGAGAGCGTATTCTGCTGGCGGAGAAGGCAGGCATCCCCCGAGAAAACGTCATCGTTGATCCCGGTATCGGCTTCGGGAAATCGAACGCGGAGAACTTCGAGCTACTGGACCGGCTTGGCGAGTTCGACGCGCTCGGGTGCCCGCTCCTGTTTGGCCATTCGCACAAGTCGATGTTCGAACTCGTCGGGAGTAAAGCGGGAGACAACCTCCCTGCGACCGTCGCGGCGACCGCGCTCGCGGCCGACCGCGGCGCGGACATCGTCCGCGTTCACGACGTGCCGGAGAACGTCACCGCCGTGAACGTTGCCCTCGCGGCACGGGACCCAGACCGCTTTACCGAGTAGTATTTCGAGGACCGAAACGCCGACCCCGACCGCCGAACCGTTTTCTCGCCGCCACCCGTACGCCGAGTCGTGTGTACCCTGACTATCGCGTGGCAGGTGTTCGAAGAAGCGCCCGTCGTCGTCGCGGCGAAC
It contains:
- a CDS encoding universal stress protein — its product is MYNSILVPTDGSDGTKKALEHAIEIATLSDATIHVLSVVDRRLYLAAGEEQKDELQDSLHEDAVTAVNEVATTVREADVECTTAVRDGVPYRCILDYADEHDVDAVVMGTHGRTGRDKLASLGSVTERVVQNTSRPVLVVSIGRE
- the purH gene encoding bifunctional phosphoribosylaminoimidazolecarboxamide formyltransferase/IMP cyclohydrolase: MTKIAGLASNRGRNLLHIDERTPGGAELAVVLSNEEGAPVLDAAAERGIPTEVVERDDDESRESHERRVLDRLSSYDFDVVCLDGYMRILTETFIDAAPTTLNVHPSILPSFPGMDAHEQVLDAGVRMTGCTVHVVTEEVDAGPIVTQEAVPVYESDDEASLKERVLYEGEFTAYPRAVRWFAEGRIEIDGDTVRVDGDDGGDFPERRLVTDDKVAELRYGENPHQDAAVYADDACEEASVVRAPQLNEGAKGLSYNNYNDADGALNLIKEFDEPAAAVIKHTNPAGCATADSLSDAYEKALSTDPMSAFGGIVALNRECDAETAEQIIDSFKEVVVAPGYTDAALDVLTEKKNLRVLDIGELGDRTDTLTEKPLVGGRLVQERDLWAPTEEDLDIVTETKPTDEQLETMLFAWKVLKHVKSNGILFADGTETVGVGMGQVSRVDAVRLAAMKAEEHAEGKGPDGAVMASDAFFPFPDGIEEAADAGIDAVIQPGGSVNDEDVIAAADEHGIAMAFTGQRCFRHD
- the folP gene encoding dihydropteroate synthase, which encodes MQYHEAVRFLFDLRRFQVKPGTESVRSLLAEFDDPHEDVTFVQVAGSNGKGSTARMTESILREAGLTVGLYTSPHFETVRERARVDGRKIPESAICEFVERAKPWLVERAADGEPLTFFEVVTALSIWYFAEAEVDVAVLEVGMGGKLDATSVVDPAAAAVTNVSLEHTAVLGDTIEAIAEKKAAVEPADRPLVTGATGDALATIRDHTTTVVTVGTEDDADVTVRSEGRVNHQESAVAVVADDWSVDSRIPLLGAYQAENAGIACVLARQITDELDSEIDETTLERGLRTAYWPGRFEVMETDPFVVLDGAHNPGACESVASVLDDFDVDALHLVFGAMHDKDQRKMVEALPDADSVITCRPNNPRSEDPETLAHVFEDAGVDDITVGDDVLSAVETARDRADADDCILAVGSLFLVAEARQAWTRTVTEATVRDRGDATALLERAHLSQSDLADAREESVHRTVSLSLQREQARTLQEAMLRAGGNCVTSAESGSGELADVVLMGTLAAFDRLTTRLADAPDGLVGVAADVRKRVGLDTADDRGSEATAPNGADSEEAPDDGYPWTDGPAVMGILNVTPDSFHDGGEFYDTDDALEQAEAMIEAGADIIDVGGESTRPGAEEVPVEEEIRRIVPVLEALDDVDALLSVDTRKAAVAEAALDAGADILNDVTGLEDPEMRFLAAERDVPVIVMHSIDAPVVPGKDVDYDDVVGDVIDELRERILLAEKAGIPRENVIVDPGIGFGKSNAENFELLDRLGEFDALGCPLLFGHSHKSMFELVGSKAGDNLPATVAATALAADRGADIVRVHDVPENVTAVNVALAARDPDRFTE
- the purB gene encoding adenylosuccinate lyase produces the protein MDDLSRSDSLAAVSPLDGRYAGRTAPLVPYASEAALMRARVRVEAEYLLALADLDATPLSLSDEERETVRGLYDSFDGDDARLVKRLETEGAEGYSATNHDVKAVEYFVRTETPERVHPWIHFGLTSEDVNNLAHRLLAKPAVEEVLVPAIEDVRDELTALAREHRATPMLARTHGQPATPTTFGKEMAVYAARIGQQLGRVKEAAATLSGKLAGASGTYAAHVAAYPDVDWRSFSRTFVTDLGLEHTALTTQVNPCDDLAALFDALRGVNNVLLDLDRDVWMYVSQRYLGQEATAGETGSSTMPHKVNPIDFENSEGNLSKANADLTFLADYVTNSRLQRDLSDSTVKRNIGSSFAHCLIGYGKTAAGLDKVVPNEQVMREELEAHPELIGEAVQTILRREGDAEAYERVKELTRGRDVTIEDFRDLFDELDVDESVRAELRALSPATYVGLGDELVGDL